The DNA window CTAGCTGATGTTCCCAccttttatttatatatttgtaACCGTTGAAAAAAGTCTCCAATAAATATAGGCAAACAAATCTTCCACAGATAAGTTCCTGCGCGCGAGGAGTTTTTTGACCCGAACCGGCCAACACACCGACACCCAAAATGGATCCGGAAGCATTCCTGGATATCGCCAATCAGGTGATAAAGCTGAAAATGTTCCCGTACTTTGACATCGCCCACAGCCTACTGTGTGCGCTGTCGGTAAAAGAGGATCTTGGTGCGGGGGCGCAAGCATTCTCCCGCAAACACCCGCTCGCTTGCTGGCTATCGACTATGCTGGTCGTTTTCGCAGGTGGTATGGTCGCCAATGGGTTGCTCGGCGAGCCAATCCTGGCGCCGTTGAAGAACACCCCACAGCTGCTGGTGGCTACCGCTTGTTGGTATATCGTTTTCTACACTCCCTTCGACGTTGGATACAAGGTGGCAAAGTTCCTACCGGTTAAATTGGTAGCCAGTGCCATGAAAGAAATCTATCGTGCAAAGAAGGTACGTGGCGATGTGCCAGTTTTGCATTGTTCAAAATTTATATCTTTTCCTTATCAGATACATGATGGCGTGACACATGCTGCGAAGTTGTACCCGAATGCTTTTATCATCATGATCATCATTGGCACACTGAAGGGCAATGGAGCTGGCTTCACCAAGCTGCTCGAGCGATTGATTCGTGGTGTATGGACTCCAACCGCTATGGAATTCCTGCAGCCTAGTTTGTTAGTATTTTTACCCTGACCAATTTTGAAAGAGTCCGTTTTAACATATACTCTTCTTACTGTATTTTAGCTACACGAAAGCCTCGCTCATTGCATCCATCATCTTCGTTCTGGACAAAAAGACCGACCTGATCTCAGCACCGCACGC is part of the Topomyia yanbarensis strain Yona2022 chromosome 1, ASM3024719v1, whole genome shotgun sequence genome and encodes:
- the LOC131684643 gene encoding trimeric intracellular cation channel type 1B.1-like, with the protein product MDPEAFLDIANQVIKLKMFPYFDIAHSLLCALSVKEDLGAGAQAFSRKHPLACWLSTMLVVFAGGMVANGLLGEPILAPLKNTPQLLVATACWYIVFYTPFDVGYKVAKFLPVKLVASAMKEIYRAKKIHDGVTHAAKLYPNAFIIMIIIGTLKGNGAGFTKLLERLIRGVWTPTAMEFLQPSFYTKASLIASIIFVLDKKTDLISAPHALVYFGIVIFLVYFKLSSLLLGIHDPFVPFENLSCALFFGGIWDSLAKILGRGQAKEESKDAKKSN